The nucleotide sequence CAATCAAATGCCATAAATGCAGTTGGGAAatctttagtaaataaaataatgaactttCCATATTAAATACTCTTGTCTTCAAAGTTTTAACCAACAGTTTTCTTTGGACTGAACAGCTAATTGATTGATTAACATCAGCTAAAAAAAACTGATTGATTAAATGCTGCAAATGCAGTTGGAAAATctttgataatcatcatcatcatcatcaactacatTTAATgtcttttccatgctgacatgagctGGGTggattgacaggaactggcaagaccaggggctgcaccaggttccattgtcggttttggcttggtttctacagctgggtgcccttcccaatgccaatcaCTCTACAGTCTACTGGATACTTcttatgtggtaccagtacccacaccaatgctttttacatagcaccttgGTTGTAAGATTTCAACTGTTGTGGTgagtgggtcttcttgagtatagcaaTGTGCCACATATCACAGTCCTCAACAGACCTTCCAAATTAAGTTCTGATAGCAGCAAAAAATTGACCAACAGCTTGCTCTAGACAAAACATCAGCTGATTCATTGATGCTAGCACTCTCAatcaaataagaacaacaaccacATATACCGTCTATGATAGACAGCCAAATTGTATTAGTCCTGACAGATACAATATTACCCCCAAACCTTTCCATATTACATTACTTTTGGAAATCGTGAGATCTATTTTTCTGGCCAAGTGAGAGTGTGGTTGGTAGAggtttctacaaccagatgcccttcctatttccAACTCCTTATTTCCAAGTGGGGCACAGTAATGGTAATAAcgatttctaacatagacacaaagtATGGAATTTGGGGAGGGGTTAGTtggttaaatcaaccccagttctaaGTATATATTCTAATATTGAAATGACACAGAAGATTAGCATGACTCctgtgcatttgtgtatttgGGAAGCATTCcatgtttcttttttaagatcaactttgtctttcatcctgacTGATAGAGGCCTCTAGAaaacagtacttattttatggtcctccagaaggatgaaaggagaaGTCAACCTCaataggatattttttttttatatttaaataatatttatacataaattttattttaactccTAATAAAAGAATCTTTGGCAATGAAATGAGTACACCACCAACATCTAAGAAAGTAATTGAGTCTCTACCAACAAGAAAAGTAACAGCATCAGAAACAGGTAAGAACagtaaaacataataataatataacataacgatgtttattatcattttaaagtccacttttctatttttgtcagggtcaaacagaattcattgaggccgATTTTCCACCtgttatattttaacaatatatctATGAAAagattttctctcagacaaaacCCACAGCATTTCAATGGTGTATATTTgttaaatatgatacatagatggctatgtTAATTCAATGCTGTCTCTATTGCATACATCAGAACTGATTTTGTTGCACTTTATTTGGAAAGCATTGTGGGGTCTGCAGTGGTTAAGCAATCACTCACTGGCTGCAAGGTCAGCAAATCATTTTGCAGGATTCTACATCAGTGATTCCCAACATGAGGCATACGTCTCACAGATGGGGGCCTGGGATAATTGTGGTGGTGAGTGATATCCAGCTTTTAATCCAAAAGAATCAGTAAATATTTTGTGCAAAATGAAAAGTACCAAGACATAGCTATGTGGTGACGTTGAAAAGAAATACCCTAACACTGCCATTTCAGCAACGGAACTTTTGATTTGTTTCCTCATGTCTTATTTGGTTGAGCATAGCTTTAATGCTGTTGATGATTTCTTTAAGCCAAGAGAAGCAAACTTGAAATTAGAAAACAGGATGAATTACAGCTGAAACAAACTTGTCTCCTTGAATCAACAAAATCTGCCAAAGTCACCAGGCACAAGGTTCTCATTAAGgttctctgttgcaagcatttggaccaGGCCCTTGGTTCACACTACAATCACATTTTTTCCTGCAGAGgtttacgaggtggtatcaaaaaagttcccggactagttctgtagcatgccaacagatagCAGCAAACAGTTgtatgtgcagtgagagctagcagtgatcttcatgaggcagtgtgccgagtgacattgctgtgtttacttcccaATTTGtctttttgtgatcatgtgtatgctgtagtctgcgattttgttatggacaggaagttggaacaaagtgcCAATGTGaagttttgcgttaaacttggaaactctgctacagagacattaatCATGTTTTGGCAAGCTTACgatgatgaggcaatgggtcataagcaatgttttgagtggtaAGAGCACTTCAGAAGTGGAAGAACATTCCTAGAAgatgatgagcaatctggaagacctgccatgagcaTCACCTCCAGAAATGTGGAAAAACTTCATCAGCTTGTTTATGTCTCTCATAAATGGAGGACAATGAACAATATCTGTCGTATGGATCCATACAAGCAATCCTAATGTTAAAATTGAATATGCAGTgtgtctctgccaagtttgtcccccacctgctgaccactgagcagaaagaacatcaTGTCGAAGTCTGTCCAGATCTCCATCAGTGTGCCActgatgacccatccttcatgtTGAGGATTATCACCGATGACAAGAGTTGGGTCTATGGGTATGACCCTGTGACAAAGCAGCAGTTTCCACAATGGAAGAGCAAGAgcacgaagaattggattcttcacgatgacaatgcaccatcaccgagctctcctcacttgtagtttcttgccaaaaacaacatggtatcacttccacacccacccctattcgccagatttaacCCCCcttggacttccatctcttccccaaaatgAAGACGCAGTCCAAAGGTCGCTGTTTTGACAccattgtcgagatccagagcaaATTGCAAAAGGTCCTCAACTCCCTTACAGAAAACGaccttccaggctggattccaaaagtgacaaGAATACTGGGACATGTGTATTACTGCACAAAGTGACCATTTTGAAGGATATGgtattaaaacttaggtaaataagttattttttagtaAGCATTACttgtctgggaactttttgatacttcCTCATACTCTCAGCTTTGGCTACATTGATCTGCAACCAAAGATGCAAAGGGCATGGCCTATCTACttctaattattaaaaaaaatatattcaccaCAGGAAGCATTTATATGTTAAGTAGCTTTACTATAGACATGATGTGAGgcctattaacccttttgataccaacctgtttCAGACTACCCCTGGTTCTGTGAGgcaaaacttcctgttttaaagtgatccaaattaaactttccattgatatttcatgttaatttatgttccaaacaccagcttaataatgagttattttactaaatttttcagtattttcaaaatttttcagcAGAAATGGGTAACAAAAGGGTAAATCGACTATAATTGTTGACTCTTCAGGTACATTGACCACAAATATGGTCCATGTATGTATTTGGTCATCAGTAATTGTTTTAACTAACTTAGTTAATAAATGAACCAATGAATCCTTActcttcatttatttaaaaaaacatttgttcTGTTACCATTTCAGAAGATTCTCTCAAATGTACAATATGTCTTGGTGAGTttgaggaaaataatgaaataaagacttTACCTTGCAACCATCAGTTTCACAGTAGTTGTATCCTACCATGGTTAGAGAAGGTGAgtgtcaacaacatcatcatcatcatcatcatattaatgtCTACTTATTCTTTCTTACATGGATCCAGCAGAATTTATTGAGGTGGATTTTTTAGacagatgcctttcctatcaccaatcctcacttgtttccaaacaaagtTATATTACATGTAGTCTATCAAACGACAAAACAACCTAGGCATAGTTACGAGTGTCTTAAGATGATCATGCAACATGACAAGATGCATCAAGAAACCCATGTGTTTTCATGGCTATCCTAATTTCTACATGCATTAACACATGTCCTGATACTCTACATACAttaatatcttcatcatcatcatcatcgtttaacgtccgctttccatgctgacatgggttggacgatttgactgagggctggcaaaccagatggctgcgccaggcttcaatcttgatctggcagagtttctacagctggatgcccttcctattgccaaccactccaagagtgtagtgggtgcttttatgtgccaccagcacggggccagtcaggcagtactggcaacgacctcgctcgaatcttttacacatgccaccggcacaggtgccagtaaggtgatgctggtaacgatcacgctcgaatggtgtcttttacatgccaccggtacggaggccagatagctgctctggcaatgatcatgctcggatggtgctcttaacactctactagcacggggctcaagtgccagtaaggcgacactggtaacgatcacactcgaatggtgccttttatgtgccactggcacagaagccggttagccgctctgtcaacaatcacacttgcatggtgctctttgcaccctgctagcacggatgccagtcatcgattttgattttgttttcacttgcctcaacaggtcttcacaagcagagttttagtgttgaaagaaggaaaaggtacacataagtggttatgctcctggcataggccacgaagttatggtctcatttggcttgtcgggtcttctcaagcacagcatatttccaaaagtttcagtcactagtcatttccttggtgaggtctaaagttcaaaggtcgtgcttcaccacttcatcccaggtcttcctgggtcttccacaggttccctcaaccgctagggtgtggaactttttcacacctatcctcatccattctcgccacatgaccataccagcgcagtcgtctctcttgcacaccacatctgatgcttcttaggtccaacatttctctcaaggtacttacactctgtcgagtatgcacactacAAACATTAATATGTGTCCTAATATTCTACATGCATTAATACATGCCTTATATATTTCCTGACACAATTTTAAATTGCTTCACCTTTCTTTAGGTTAACACATGTCCAATGTGTCGGACAGAATTCCCAACAGACAATCCAGAGTATGAAGAATACCGGGCTCACAAGGTAAGTTTTTTTCATATGTGAGTAGTTATTTCTACAATACAGATGTTAGGCTATATTTTATACAGTAGTGAATGTTCTGGCTATTTATAAATAATCACATTGGTTCTTGataaaaatttactttcaaattttacttaatatttttcaatttgaaaagacaaatagataaaaaaaaaggctgTTTTCCTCAAACATGAAAatcatgaaaggaaaaaaaaattaaagtagatatatatttttcaatttgaaattatttaatattcagtgaaaaaaaagagataaaattgaATAAAGTGGATATAACATTTATAATGTACATACAAGCATTGAATAGCTCTAACAGTAATATTTTGTCTCAGACAAACTTCTCAAAGAGACTTGTATTTCTTTGATAAGGTTTCTCTAAGACAAAATGTTACAAATAGTGCCATTATAGTTTTGTATGTACATTATGCTTTAACCATCATTCTTTTAATCTAGTGCTGTTTCAAGTGTGTATATTGATTTAGATAAAATAGgtgcagccatggctgtgtggttgagaaatttgcttcTTAATCACCTAACTAGTCTtgacctgaccaaagccttgtgagttggtttgatagacaaaaactgagaggtagctattgtatatatgtatgtgtgaatgtatttgtatgtaagtgtgaaaTTGTAAGACAGTTGTGAGTGTCACTCTCATACAAGcagtttcattcatttccatCTTCTGTGAAAGTATGTCAGGCCATGGGGAAATACTACCctgcatggaaacaggtgagggttggcaacagaaggGGCATCCTACCATAGAAAATCAgactcaataaattccatccaatccatgcaaacatggaaaagtggacatgcttacatggattggatggaatttattgaggtgaTGGAAAAGATTCCTTCGCAAGCAACCAGTAAAAATTGAACCAACATCTTGTTGATGCCTTGAAGCATTGACCTGaatttaatatcaaaataatCCATTCAGTAACTACATTCTGAAAtagaatattgtttttaaaattatagtcCACTTGTGTACTACCGGGATGGAGGGAGATACAACTCTGTTTACAATCACTTTTGTGCCCTCACCATCTTGGAGGTACATAACTGAACTAGAGatttaaaataggaaaaaaaaaacctgttcagAATTAAGATAATCTGTGTAAGGGATTATTTGACTGGTG is from Octopus sinensis linkage group LG7, ASM634580v1, whole genome shotgun sequence and encodes:
- the LOC115213896 gene encoding E3 ubiquitin-protein ligase RNF181 isoform X1, which produces MVLGCLGTMFQGPCFKPSDQVSVVRITLSLPSASLRIPTKIGLLLQYGMSLEWWSEVQRIFGNEMSTPPTSKKVIESLPTRKVTASETEDSLKCTICLGEFEENNEIKTLPCNHQFHSSCILPWLEKVNTCPMCRTEFPTDNPEYEEYRAHKARQKQRDFELDSLHNSMFG
- the LOC115213896 gene encoding E3 ubiquitin-protein ligase RNF181 isoform X2, coding for MASYFDEHDCEPLGEGQAPNHTLSLARLLLQYGMSLEWWSEVQRIFGNEMSTPPTSKKVIESLPTRKVTASETEDSLKCTICLGEFEENNEIKTLPCNHQFHSSCILPWLEKVNTCPMCRTEFPTDNPEYEEYRAHKARQKQRDFELDSLHNSMFG